A single Paenibacillus sp. FSL R5-0517 DNA region contains:
- a CDS encoding DUF421 domain-containing protein, with product MNFPDVGSHIFRTILMYFLVYCAMRVMGKREIGKLSMFDLVVSIMLAEMAAFVIEDIDKPLSHGIAPMLTLIIVQIGMAFIGLKSRRLRLMIDGKPTVLISKGVLHRDEMRKQRYNLDDLLQQLREQNVDSIGEVDYAILETTGKLTVFPKDQNASNDSNSSGSDSGGTSSSKSKAEKNQIDGLTNIKYEGLPLPLIMDGKVQDQNLEIIQKTRFWLKNQIQHNGILDFKDVFICSIDHNGKIYVSPKDDKK from the coding sequence GTGAACTTCCCAGATGTTGGATCACATATCTTTCGAACCATTCTCATGTACTTTCTGGTGTATTGTGCAATGAGGGTTATGGGTAAACGTGAGATTGGTAAGCTATCCATGTTTGATCTTGTCGTGTCCATTATGCTTGCCGAGATGGCTGCTTTTGTCATTGAAGATATCGATAAACCGCTCTCTCATGGGATTGCCCCCATGCTTACCTTGATCATCGTACAGATCGGAATGGCCTTTATAGGTCTTAAAAGTCGGCGTCTTCGCCTGATGATTGATGGCAAACCTACGGTTTTGATCTCCAAAGGCGTTCTTCACCGAGATGAGATGCGGAAGCAACGATATAATCTGGATGATCTATTGCAGCAACTCCGCGAACAGAATGTTGACAGTATCGGTGAGGTGGATTATGCCATTTTGGAGACTACGGGTAAGTTGACCGTCTTTCCCAAGGATCAGAATGCTTCCAACGACAGCAATTCTTCAGGCTCTGATTCGGGAGGGACTTCTTCCAGTAAATCCAAAGCAGAGAAAAATCAGATTGATGGGCTGACAAATATCAAATACGAAGGTCTGCCGCTGCCCCTCATTATGGACGGTAAAGTTCAGGATCAGAATCTGGAAATCATCCAGAAAACAAGATTTTGGCTGAAAAATCAAATTCAACATAACGGAATTCTGGATTTCAAAGATGTATTTATATGCTCCATCGACCATAATGGTAAGATTTATGTAAGTCCAAAAGATGATAAAAAATGA
- a CDS encoding adenine phosphoribosyltransferase: MDFKDYIRVIPDFPQPGISFKDITTLLKDGEMYRNAINELKVMVSDLKIDVIAGPEARGFVVGAPLAYALGVGFAPIRKSGKLPGETIEVGYDLEYGKDTLAMHTDAIEKGQNVLIADDLLATGGTIATSINLIEQLGGNVVGAAFLIELTDLNGRAKLPEKIDVFTLMNY; this comes from the coding sequence TTGGATTTTAAAGATTATATTCGTGTCATTCCTGACTTTCCACAACCGGGAATCAGCTTTAAGGACATTACGACATTGTTGAAAGATGGAGAAATGTACCGCAATGCGATCAATGAGTTGAAAGTGATGGTTTCTGATCTCAAAATTGACGTCATTGCTGGACCTGAAGCACGTGGTTTCGTTGTGGGCGCCCCTCTGGCGTACGCTCTTGGTGTCGGTTTTGCTCCGATCCGCAAAAGTGGAAAACTGCCTGGAGAGACGATTGAAGTCGGTTATGATCTCGAGTATGGCAAGGATACACTCGCGATGCACACAGATGCGATTGAGAAAGGTCAAAATGTCCTGATCGCAGATGATCTGCTCGCAACGGGTGGAACGATTGCAACTTCCATCAACTTGATTGAACAATTGGGTGGGAACGTTGTTGGTGCTGCATTCCTGATCGAGCTGACTGATTTGAATGGTCGTGCTAAATTGCCTGAAAAAATCGATGTATTTACATTGATGAACTACTAA
- a CDS encoding post-transcriptional regulator encodes MNDVELEQSIEMLCRSKAEELRLVGYEYVTSKDVWNCVSHKYEKQGIPPLHQLVNDILSLKATSFMNFMTVSAYRGSSF; translated from the coding sequence ATGAATGATGTGGAGTTGGAACAGTCAATAGAGATGCTCTGCCGAAGCAAGGCGGAGGAATTAAGGCTTGTCGGTTACGAATATGTCACCAGCAAAGATGTCTGGAATTGCGTCAGTCATAAATATGAAAAACAGGGCATTCCACCGCTTCACCAGCTGGTGAACGACATTTTGTCACTGAAAGCAACAAGCTTTATGAACTTTATGACCGTGTCTGCATACCGGGGGTCCTCTTTCTAG
- a CDS encoding TIGR04086 family membrane protein: protein MQLIRRLVSFRVSNPILSGLCQAFVWMFIGALILSFFLWVSGMREQDLSLYTYVVHGLSLLVGGFVAGKRSGEKGWYYGGITGIVYGLLVLLIGFLALDASFNWKDSLQLLSAFFISALGGMFGVNTHRS, encoded by the coding sequence ATGCAATTGATCCGCCGCTTGGTTTCGTTTCGAGTGTCCAATCCGATTCTGTCAGGCCTCTGTCAGGCTTTTGTATGGATGTTTATCGGAGCATTAATCCTCTCCTTTTTTCTCTGGGTGAGCGGAATGCGGGAACAGGACCTCTCGTTGTATACTTATGTTGTGCATGGCTTATCGTTATTGGTTGGTGGTTTTGTGGCAGGCAAACGTTCTGGTGAAAAAGGATGGTACTACGGAGGAATTACCGGAATCGTATACGGACTGCTCGTACTGTTAATTGGATTTCTCGCGTTGGATGCTTCATTTAATTGGAAAGATAGTTTGCAACTGCTCAGCGCTTTCTTCATTTCAGCTCTCGGTGGCATGTTCGGCGTTAACACACATCGCTCCTAG
- the uraA gene encoding uracil permease: MQREIQVNQKMPLGSGSLLSLQHLFAMFGSTVLVPNLFGVDPSMILLMNGIGTLLYILMCKGKIPAYLGSSFAFIAPVTMVLKQHPENGYSMALGAFIITGLVFCLVALIIKFAGTGWINVVFPPAVMGAIVALIGLELVPVAAGMAGLINPDILKYPNWTPQAKPIILSMVTLGITVIGAVTFRGFPKIIHILIGIVSGYVLGSLMGLVDKQAIGNADFISLPTVTTPTFDWSVIFTILPVALVVIVEHIGHLLVTSSIVGKDLSKDPGLHRSLLGNGVSTILSGFVGSTPNTTYGENIGVMALTRVYSTYVIGGAAVIAIVLSFSGTFSALVANIPVPVMGGVSLLLFGVIAASGLRILVEQKVDFAKPTNLLLTTLVLVIGLSGTEVVFYGVHLKGMALATIVGILMSLLFKLFEVMGWLNDDSQKQPITEKTPD, translated from the coding sequence TTGCAACGCGAAATTCAGGTTAATCAAAAGATGCCACTTGGCTCAGGTTCACTGCTTAGCCTTCAGCATTTGTTCGCCATGTTTGGCAGTACGGTGCTTGTACCAAACCTGTTCGGTGTCGATCCAAGTATGATCCTGCTGATGAACGGGATTGGGACACTGTTGTACATACTCATGTGTAAAGGTAAGATTCCAGCATATCTCGGATCAAGCTTTGCCTTTATCGCACCTGTCACAATGGTATTAAAACAACATCCAGAGAACGGCTACTCCATGGCACTTGGAGCTTTTATCATAACAGGACTTGTTTTCTGTCTCGTGGCCCTCATTATAAAATTTGCGGGTACCGGATGGATTAACGTAGTCTTCCCACCAGCGGTTATGGGCGCGATCGTTGCTCTGATTGGTCTGGAGCTTGTACCTGTGGCTGCAGGAATGGCCGGTCTGATTAATCCCGATATCCTTAAATATCCCAACTGGACACCTCAGGCTAAACCCATTATTTTATCCATGGTCACATTGGGAATCACAGTAATTGGTGCAGTAACGTTCCGTGGATTTCCCAAAATCATTCATATTTTAATCGGAATTGTATCCGGTTATGTATTGGGTAGTTTAATGGGTCTGGTTGATAAACAAGCTATCGGAAACGCAGATTTCATCTCACTGCCAACCGTAACAACACCTACATTTGACTGGTCCGTTATTTTCACCATTTTACCTGTAGCGCTTGTCGTTATCGTAGAGCATATCGGACATTTGCTTGTAACGAGCAGCATTGTGGGCAAGGATCTTTCGAAAGACCCGGGCCTTCATCGTTCCCTGCTTGGTAACGGGGTGTCCACCATTCTTTCCGGGTTTGTAGGATCTACTCCCAATACAACCTATGGTGAGAACATCGGTGTTATGGCACTGACTCGCGTCTACTCCACATATGTCATTGGTGGGGCAGCAGTTATTGCCATCGTGCTCTCCTTCTCAGGAACATTCTCGGCGCTTGTTGCCAACATTCCTGTGCCAGTTATGGGTGGAGTATCACTACTTCTCTTCGGGGTTATTGCTGCATCGGGTCTGCGTATTTTGGTTGAACAGAAAGTCGACTTTGCCAAGCCAACCAATCTGCTGCTTACCACACTTGTACTGGTCATTGGACTGAGTGGTACTGAGGTTGTCTTCTATGGCGTTCATCTAAAAGGGATGGCACTGGCAACCATCGTCGGAATCCTGATGAGCTTGTTGTTCAAACTGTTTGAAGTAATGGGCTGGTTGAATGACGATTCGCAGAAACAGCCTATCACTGAAAAAACGCCTGATTAA
- the yajC gene encoding preprotein translocase subunit YajC: protein MFQGMTLAGTQAGGGIVSLIVPLVLMVAIFYFLMIRPQNKKQKQRNSMLSQLKKGDKIVTIGGLHGTIAEITDDVVVLRVNDVTKLTFDRNAISSAVTRDTAVE from the coding sequence ATGTTTCAGGGAATGACTCTAGCAGGAACACAAGCGGGCGGAGGCATTGTATCTTTGATCGTACCTTTGGTACTCATGGTTGCAATTTTCTACTTCTTGATGATTCGTCCACAGAACAAAAAGCAAAAGCAACGGAATTCCATGCTGAGCCAATTGAAAAAGGGCGATAAAATTGTAACGATTGGCGGCCTTCACGGTACGATCGCTGAGATTACAGATGATGTAGTTGTATTGCGTGTAAACGATGTAACTAAACTGACGTTTGATCGTAATGCAATCAGCAGTGCTGTAACTCGTGATACGGCTGTTGAATAG
- the secF gene encoding protein translocase subunit SecF — MRFNWNFDYIKGSKIAYTFSIILTVVGIISLLSLGLNYAVDFRSGSNVDITVSKAITAEQINPIVNELGVDTKEVQITTGSDRVNIRFSNVLDENQESKFKQEFSKLDETASYEVNTVDPEMAKELERNAIYAVLIASIGIMIYVAIRFEWRFALAAVVSIFHDAFVVISVFSIFRLEVNLTFITAVLTIVGFSINDTIVIFDRIRENLRFAKKSTKADLREVVNRSLSQTMTRSLNTTFTVFIASLCLFIFGGESIRMFSLAMVIGTFFGAYSSIFIAAPLWFTLKGKQQTNKPKTVAKESN, encoded by the coding sequence GTGCGCTTTAATTGGAATTTCGATTATATTAAAGGGAGTAAAATTGCCTATACATTCTCGATTATTTTGACTGTAGTAGGGATTATCAGTTTGCTCTCACTTGGATTAAACTACGCCGTTGACTTCCGTTCAGGATCAAATGTGGATATTACCGTATCCAAAGCCATTACAGCGGAGCAAATCAATCCAATCGTGAATGAACTGGGTGTTGACACAAAGGAAGTCCAGATTACAACTGGATCTGATCGGGTTAATATTCGATTCTCGAACGTACTGGATGAAAACCAAGAAAGCAAATTCAAGCAAGAATTTAGCAAACTGGATGAGACTGCTTCTTATGAAGTGAATACCGTTGATCCAGAAATGGCCAAAGAGCTTGAGCGTAATGCAATCTATGCGGTGCTGATTGCCAGTATCGGAATCATGATCTATGTTGCGATTCGATTCGAATGGCGATTCGCTTTGGCAGCAGTTGTTTCCATATTCCATGATGCCTTCGTAGTTATAAGTGTATTTTCTATATTCCGTCTTGAAGTGAATCTGACCTTTATTACGGCAGTGCTAACCATTGTCGGATTCTCTATCAACGATACCATCGTTATCTTTGACCGGATTAGGGAAAATCTGCGTTTTGCCAAAAAATCAACAAAAGCTGATCTGCGTGAAGTGGTAAACCGGAGTTTATCTCAAACGATGACGCGCTCGCTTAACACAACATTTACTGTATTTATAGCGTCACTCTGTTTGTTTATTTTTGGCGGAGAGTCTATTCGCATGTTCTCTCTGGCGATGGTGATCGGGACATTCTTTGGTGCCTATTCTTCGATCTTTATTGCAGCTCCATTATGGTTTACGCTTAAAGGTAAACAACAAACGAACAAGCCAAAAACAGTGGCTAAAGAATCTAACTAA
- the secD gene encoding protein translocase subunit SecD yields MKRIISFILVVLVTTGVMVGTSPELLKNIRLGLDLKGGYEILYEAEPLEAGQQVTKASLVQTAKSLESRANALGTSEPEVTTEGSNRIRLKLAGVTDEAEVRAKMKEPAVLTFRSKAENDKEGEYTKIELRGNEFVENAAKVVFTSLNQPMIDIQVKDKAKFSEITKRLIGQPLAIYLDDQLLSAPTVQQQLTDGSAQISGAYSRDEANQLRDTINLGALPLKLTEKYSQSVGATLGKLSLDQTIKAGLIGSVIILVFMIGLYRIPGIIASFALITHTWLVLAIFYLGEFVLTLPGIAAFILGIGMAVDANIITYERIKEEMRSGKSILSSVKAGGKHSFRTIIDSNVTTIIAAAVMFFLGTGAVKGFALVLIFDIVTSIITNIFFSRFLLTLLVRANVLKKPKYFGVKESEIRAL; encoded by the coding sequence ATGAAAAGAATTATCAGTTTCATTCTGGTCGTGCTTGTCACCACAGGGGTAATGGTGGGAACAAGCCCGGAACTGCTCAAAAATATACGCTTGGGCCTTGATTTAAAGGGAGGCTACGAGATCTTATATGAAGCAGAGCCGCTCGAAGCAGGACAACAAGTCACCAAAGCATCTTTGGTGCAAACGGCCAAAAGTCTTGAAAGCCGCGCCAATGCGCTCGGAACAAGCGAACCGGAGGTAACCACTGAAGGAAGCAACCGGATTCGATTGAAGTTGGCAGGGGTTACGGATGAGGCTGAAGTTAGAGCCAAAATGAAAGAACCGGCTGTTCTGACCTTCCGTAGTAAAGCTGAGAATGACAAGGAAGGCGAATACACCAAAATTGAACTTCGCGGAAATGAATTTGTTGAGAATGCAGCCAAAGTTGTTTTTACAAGTTTGAATCAGCCGATGATTGACATCCAAGTGAAAGACAAAGCCAAGTTTTCCGAGATAACCAAACGTTTGATCGGACAACCTCTTGCTATCTATCTGGATGATCAGCTACTTTCTGCACCAACAGTTCAACAACAGTTGACAGATGGATCTGCCCAAATCTCAGGTGCCTATTCACGTGATGAAGCAAACCAGCTTCGTGACACCATTAACCTGGGTGCATTGCCACTGAAACTTACAGAGAAGTATTCACAAAGTGTTGGTGCAACACTTGGTAAGCTCTCTCTGGATCAGACGATTAAAGCGGGATTGATTGGTTCCGTTATTATTCTAGTGTTCATGATCGGGCTTTATCGTATTCCTGGCATTATCGCGAGTTTTGCCTTGATCACACATACGTGGCTGGTACTTGCAATCTTCTATTTAGGAGAATTCGTGCTCACCCTTCCAGGTATTGCGGCGTTTATCCTGGGTATAGGAATGGCGGTGGATGCCAATATCATCACGTACGAACGGATTAAAGAAGAAATGCGTAGTGGTAAGTCGATCTTGTCTTCGGTTAAAGCGGGCGGTAAACATTCCTTCCGAACAATCATCGACTCCAATGTCACAACCATTATTGCGGCCGCTGTTATGTTCTTCTTGGGTACAGGTGCGGTTAAAGGGTTTGCCCTCGTGCTGATTTTTGATATTGTGACCAGTATTATCACGAATATTTTCTTCTCCCGCTTCCTGCTGACCCTGCTCGTACGGGCTAACGTGTTGAAGAAGCCTAAGTACTTCGGAGTGAAGGAGAGTGAAATTCGTGCGCTTTAA
- the recJ gene encoding single-stranded-DNA-specific exonuclease RecJ has product MLYSQYRWNTPNIILEAAAGLSQALSVSPLVGRLLVSRGVHNEKEAERFLHPDLNQMHDPYLLLGMNEAVPRIKLALQREEHILIYGDYDADGVSSTSLMIHLMRHLGASYDIYIPHRSNEGYGLHNHALDWAHQQGVSLIITVDTGISAVEQIAYAATLGIEVIVTDHHEPPEILPEAFALINPKLPGCPYPFKGLAGAGVALKLAQALIGEVPGEWMEIAAIGTVADLMPLEGENRVIVSYGIESMRGSRLPGVGALLEISGVDQSQVTSINIAFAMAPRINASGRLDHAGRAVSLLTTENLDEAHTLAGQLDLLNRERQQVVEGILQEATAQLEQKIQLRSGAVPDVIVLAGEGWNVGVVGIVASKLLERYYRPTLILGIDPESGVCKGSARSIEGLDIYEALTVNKHSLDHYGGHPAAAGMTLHRDQLKELEDGLNEFAASVLTEEDFVPQRLADDECRISDVPLKVIQEIDRLQPFGMSNPSPRFVLRSVTVKETRTMGREKRHLKLVLEQDGQQLETVAFGKGALAEFLLPGSVIDVMGELSINEWNGMRKPQLMLQDIHVPQVQVFDMRGNAEPLNAMKQFLSSLEVHLRYKSGSVGAIIRKETDVSEGNSLYEPCLWVYDRKVGLFPCNAAAQHYGQEEVRTLFVFDTPETPEQLDAMLALFSGAENIILLHGSGNRRDRLQMPSRDLFKRIYMQVLKWKAEPVEEQEITPVLSRQCGCSPRMITMMLDVFEELSFITRDNGKIAFVDNPPKRELTASRHYQALENMAEIEQVMLDAATPQLTQWMISRMKGVS; this is encoded by the coding sequence TTGCTTTATTCGCAATACCGGTGGAATACACCGAATATCATTTTGGAGGCGGCTGCGGGACTCTCACAGGCGCTTTCCGTTTCCCCACTTGTTGGACGTTTGCTTGTGAGTCGAGGCGTGCACAATGAGAAGGAGGCCGAACGTTTTCTGCATCCTGATCTGAATCAAATGCATGATCCCTATCTGCTACTCGGCATGAATGAAGCTGTGCCTCGCATCAAATTGGCTTTGCAGCGCGAAGAACATATTTTGATCTACGGTGATTATGACGCCGATGGCGTATCCAGCACATCGCTCATGATCCATTTGATGCGTCATCTTGGTGCCTCGTACGATATCTATATCCCTCATCGCTCGAATGAAGGGTATGGATTGCACAACCATGCATTGGATTGGGCCCATCAACAAGGTGTTTCATTGATTATTACCGTGGATACCGGAATCAGCGCTGTTGAACAGATTGCCTATGCGGCAACACTGGGTATCGAAGTTATTGTGACAGACCATCACGAGCCGCCTGAAATTTTGCCAGAAGCCTTTGCCCTTATTAATCCCAAACTTCCGGGATGTCCGTATCCCTTTAAAGGTTTGGCCGGAGCGGGAGTAGCCCTGAAACTTGCCCAGGCACTGATCGGGGAAGTGCCCGGTGAATGGATGGAGATTGCTGCCATCGGTACCGTGGCCGATCTGATGCCTTTGGAAGGGGAGAACCGGGTTATCGTCAGTTATGGAATTGAGTCGATGCGTGGTTCACGTCTTCCAGGTGTGGGGGCATTACTGGAAATCAGTGGAGTGGATCAAAGTCAGGTGACTTCAATTAATATTGCCTTTGCCATGGCTCCTCGTATTAATGCCAGTGGACGTTTGGATCATGCCGGGAGAGCGGTATCACTTCTCACCACGGAGAACCTGGATGAAGCTCATACGCTTGCGGGTCAACTTGATCTACTGAACAGAGAGCGGCAGCAAGTCGTAGAGGGCATACTACAAGAAGCAACTGCGCAGCTGGAACAAAAGATACAGCTACGTTCAGGAGCTGTTCCGGATGTTATCGTATTGGCTGGTGAAGGCTGGAATGTTGGAGTGGTGGGTATTGTGGCTTCCAAGTTGCTGGAGCGTTATTACCGACCTACTCTTATTCTTGGAATTGATCCAGAGAGCGGTGTTTGTAAGGGCTCTGCGCGCTCCATTGAGGGCTTGGATATCTATGAGGCGCTCACAGTTAATAAACACAGTCTGGACCATTACGGGGGCCATCCTGCTGCAGCAGGTATGACCTTGCATCGGGATCAGCTGAAAGAACTTGAGGATGGCTTGAATGAGTTTGCTGCATCTGTATTGACTGAAGAAGACTTTGTACCTCAGCGTCTTGCAGATGATGAATGCAGAATCAGTGATGTTCCGCTGAAAGTGATCCAGGAGATCGACAGATTGCAGCCTTTCGGGATGAGCAATCCTTCGCCAAGATTCGTACTGAGAAGCGTGACTGTGAAGGAAACCAGAACGATGGGACGAGAGAAACGCCATTTGAAACTGGTTCTGGAACAGGATGGTCAGCAACTGGAAACTGTCGCTTTTGGCAAGGGGGCGTTAGCGGAGTTCCTTCTCCCAGGTTCCGTTATTGATGTGATGGGAGAACTGTCCATTAATGAATGGAATGGGATGAGAAAACCGCAACTGATGCTTCAGGACATTCATGTTCCTCAGGTTCAAGTGTTTGATATGCGCGGTAATGCAGAGCCATTGAATGCGATGAAGCAATTCTTGAGCTCACTTGAGGTGCATCTGCGATACAAATCAGGTTCTGTTGGTGCTATTATTCGGAAAGAAACAGACGTTTCCGAGGGAAATTCATTGTATGAACCTTGCCTTTGGGTATATGATAGAAAGGTCGGGTTATTTCCGTGTAATGCTGCTGCACAGCATTATGGACAGGAAGAAGTCCGGACGTTATTTGTGTTTGATACGCCGGAAACCCCGGAACAACTTGATGCCATGCTGGCTTTGTTCAGTGGAGCCGAGAATATCATCCTTCTGCACGGATCAGGCAACCGCCGAGATCGCCTTCAGATGCCTTCCAGAGATCTCTTTAAGCGTATTTATATGCAGGTGTTGAAATGGAAAGCTGAACCCGTGGAGGAACAAGAGATTACTCCTGTGCTCAGTCGTCAGTGTGGTTGTTCGCCGCGCATGATTACGATGATGTTGGATGTATTCGAAGAGCTTTCCTTCATTACCCGTGATAACGGCAAAATTGCGTTTGTGGATAACCCGCCTAAGCGTGAACTAACCGCTTCTCGTCACTATCAGGCGCTCGAAAACATGGCCGAGATAGAACAGGTGATGCTGGATGCAGCCACACCGCAACTGACACAATGGATGATATCCCGGATGAAGGGCGTATCTTAG
- the spoVB gene encoding stage V sporulation protein B → MKKQTFIQGAMILLAAGIINRILGFIPRIALPRVIGAEGVGIYQLSYPFFIVLVTLITGGIPLAVAKLVAEADTGANRYSPQRILQVSLSFTLTLGVVFMFLCILFAPWVTKYVLTDERVYHTFVSMSPMIAIIAVSAVYRGYFQGKQNMMPTAISSIVETIIRIVCVIWFAWLLLPHGIAQAAAGAMLGALVGEFGGMLVLLWKYNRQKKELPLVMQQNMSNLTTKPSAKALNPIPSVMKETTTPQPGLIRRLLAISIPVTAGRLVGSLSYLAETIVTAQSLALAGISKGIATAQYGALQGMIIPLLLLPGALTSSLATSLVPSLSEASAQGDRALIHKRMHQALRLALVTGAPFSVFMYVLAEPMCLVLYNDASIGSMLKLMAPFALFIYIQAPLQAALQALDRPGKALLNTFIGAVIKITLILTLASRPEYGIFGAVIAICVNSTVVTLLHAQSVRSLLQFRFKIMDWVKTGAGMFIMGAATLLVYEETAMILPFWLRMILAPFVGLIVYFIVMGWTKMIDFHDLSRAPLIGAWFKRRSGK, encoded by the coding sequence TTGAAGAAACAGACATTTATTCAGGGGGCCATGATCCTGCTCGCGGCAGGCATAATTAATCGAATACTTGGTTTCATCCCGCGTATTGCGCTGCCACGAGTCATCGGTGCAGAAGGTGTTGGCATCTACCAATTGAGCTATCCCTTTTTTATCGTACTGGTGACATTAATTACGGGTGGTATTCCGCTGGCCGTAGCCAAGCTCGTAGCCGAAGCTGACACTGGTGCCAATCGTTATTCCCCCCAGCGAATCCTGCAAGTAAGCTTAAGCTTTACGTTGACCCTGGGTGTGGTATTCATGTTTTTGTGCATCCTATTTGCACCCTGGGTTACCAAGTATGTGCTCACGGATGAGCGGGTGTATCATACATTCGTCAGTATGAGCCCCATGATTGCCATTATCGCCGTATCAGCCGTCTACAGAGGGTACTTCCAAGGCAAGCAAAACATGATGCCTACTGCCATATCATCCATTGTTGAAACGATCATTCGCATCGTCTGTGTCATTTGGTTTGCCTGGCTTCTCCTCCCCCACGGTATTGCACAAGCTGCTGCTGGTGCCATGCTGGGAGCGCTTGTTGGAGAATTTGGCGGTATGCTTGTACTCTTGTGGAAGTATAACAGGCAGAAGAAAGAGTTACCGCTCGTTATGCAACAGAACATGTCCAATCTAACAACCAAACCTTCAGCCAAAGCTTTAAACCCAATTCCTTCAGTTATGAAAGAAACCACTACTCCACAGCCCGGTTTAATCCGGCGATTGCTTGCAATCTCGATTCCCGTTACAGCAGGCCGATTGGTTGGTTCTCTATCCTATCTGGCCGAAACTATCGTTACTGCCCAGAGTCTGGCTCTGGCAGGCATATCCAAAGGAATCGCTACAGCACAATATGGTGCACTACAAGGTATGATTATTCCTTTGCTGCTGTTGCCGGGGGCACTGACTTCATCGCTTGCGACATCACTTGTGCCTTCACTGTCAGAAGCTTCTGCTCAGGGAGATCGCGCGCTGATTCACAAAAGAATGCATCAGGCATTACGTTTGGCGCTCGTGACTGGTGCTCCGTTTTCTGTGTTTATGTATGTGCTTGCCGAACCGATGTGTCTTGTTCTGTATAATGATGCATCGATCGGAAGCATGCTGAAGCTAATGGCTCCTTTTGCTTTATTCATATATATTCAAGCTCCTCTTCAAGCTGCGTTGCAAGCCCTTGATCGTCCAGGTAAAGCACTGCTAAATACATTCATCGGTGCTGTTATCAAAATCACGTTAATTTTGACGCTCGCTTCCCGTCCTGAATATGGGATTTTCGGTGCAGTCATCGCCATCTGTGTGAATTCTACTGTCGTTACCTTGTTACACGCCCAAAGCGTTCGTAGTCTGCTACAGTTCCGCTTCAAAATTATGGATTGGGTCAAAACGGGGGCCGGAATGTTTATTATGGGAGCAGCGACCCTACTCGTATACGAAGAGACTGCCATGATCTTGCCTTTCTGGCTCCGCATGATTCTCGCTCCTTTTGTCGGGCTTATTGTGTATTTCATCGTCATGGGCTGGACCAAAATGATTGACTTCCATGATCTGTCCCGTGCTCCTTTGATAGGTGCATGGTTCAAGCGTCGGTCAGGCAAATAA
- a CDS encoding cation diffusion facilitator family transporter, whose translation MTREHIPSAQAATWSGIAGNMGLAVIKAGVGYMANSKSLLADGLYSASEAGSALAGLFPSKSVRDKNKARRDRFKEHSRVARPGISVLLSVLILMGGLQLAISALGSLSGSEPEAPGKSVLLVAVAALAVKEAIFQFQYRYFRKRNQSQALAYAQQHRRALYCSLTVLIGIIGSMAGEETGLSMLLYLDPTAALIASCFVLHKGYRMIVDTVYGSLVQELEQEDASDFKETVQRVYGIITIEHLVAREQEHDVTIELVVSVNPRISILEAQEIANRAKTLLLTRFSHVKEVQIQAVPYDPGYPYKSNHELPDHEATLIQ comes from the coding sequence ATGACCAGAGAACATATCCCATCTGCTCAGGCTGCCACATGGAGTGGTATTGCTGGTAATATGGGACTTGCGGTAATCAAAGCGGGAGTCGGTTATATGGCAAACAGCAAATCATTGCTCGCTGACGGCTTGTATTCTGCTTCTGAAGCTGGTTCTGCCCTGGCAGGTCTCTTTCCCTCCAAGTCTGTACGTGATAAGAATAAGGCTCGCAGGGATCGGTTTAAAGAACACTCACGGGTTGCCAGACCGGGAATCTCCGTATTGTTATCTGTGCTGATCCTCATGGGTGGATTACAGCTTGCCATCTCCGCATTGGGTAGTCTCTCCGGAAGTGAACCGGAAGCACCCGGCAAGTCGGTACTTTTGGTGGCTGTTGCAGCTCTGGCTGTAAAAGAAGCGATTTTTCAATTTCAGTACAGATATTTTCGCAAACGAAACCAGTCTCAGGCTTTAGCCTATGCACAGCAACATCGTCGTGCGCTCTATTGTTCTCTCACCGTGTTGATCGGCATTATAGGATCTATGGCTGGTGAAGAGACAGGTTTGAGCATGCTGCTCTACCTGGACCCTACGGCTGCATTGATTGCTTCCTGTTTTGTACTTCATAAGGGTTACCGAATGATTGTGGACACAGTATATGGTTCACTTGTTCAGGAACTGGAGCAGGAGGATGCGTCCGATTTCAAAGAGACTGTACAGCGCGTATACGGCATTATTACCATTGAGCACTTGGTTGCTCGGGAACAGGAACATGACGTTACGATTGAGTTGGTCGTTAGTGTGAATCCGAGAATCTCCATACTGGAAGCACAGGAAATTGCAAATCGGGCCAAGACACTATTGCTTACCCGGTTCAGTCATGTAAAAGAGGTACAGATTCAAGCGGTGCCTTATGATCCAGGCTATCCCTATAAATCCAATCATGAACTGCCCGATCACGAAGCGACATTAATTCAGTAG